A window of the Streptomyces formicae genome harbors these coding sequences:
- a CDS encoding protein jag, giving the protein MTEGTTSAAAEGSDTLTRLEQEGEIAADYLEGLLDIADLDGDIDMDVEADRAAVSIISDTSGRDLQKLVGRDGEVLEALQELTRLAVHRETGDRSRLMLDIAGFRAKKRAELAELGAKAADEVKNSGEPVKLKPMTPFERKVVHDAVAAAGLRSESEGEEPQRFVVVLPA; this is encoded by the coding sequence GTGACGGAAGGCACCACCTCCGCCGCCGCCGAGGGTAGCGACACCCTGACCCGCCTCGAGCAGGAGGGAGAGATCGCCGCTGACTACCTCGAGGGTCTGCTCGACATCGCCGATCTCGACGGCGACATCGACATGGACGTCGAGGCTGACCGGGCTGCGGTTTCGATCATCAGCGACACGAGCGGCCGGGATCTGCAGAAGCTCGTGGGCCGGGACGGCGAGGTGTTGGAGGCGCTCCAGGAGCTGACGCGTCTCGCGGTGCACCGGGAGACCGGGGATCGCAGCCGGCTCATGCTGGACATCGCGGGCTTCCGCGCCAAGAAGCGTGCCGAGCTCGCTGAGCTCGGGGCCAAGGCCGCGGACGAGGTCAAGAACTCCGGCGAGCCGGTGAAGCTGAAGCCGATGACCCCGTTCGAGCGCAAGGTCGTACACGACGCGGTCGCCGCCGCCGGTCTGCGCAGTGAGTCCGAGGGCGAGGAGCCGCAGCGCTTCGTCGTCGTCCTCCCTGCCTGA